The Pseudofrankia inefficax genome window below encodes:
- a CDS encoding DUF397 domain-containing protein produces the protein MNKYEKPSLAGVETARLGWRTSSYSNGAGGMCVEVAPLGHGMVVRDSKNPAGAVLAFSAAEWDAFLAGARDGEFDLRSVTA, from the coding sequence GTGAACAAATACGAGAAGCCGTCTCTCGCCGGTGTGGAGACCGCCCGGCTGGGCTGGCGGACCAGCAGCTACAGCAATGGTGCCGGCGGCATGTGCGTCGAGGTGGCACCGCTCGGCCACGGCATGGTGGTGCGGGACTCGAAGAACCCAGCGGGCGCGGTCCTGGCGTTCTCGGCCGCCGAGTGGGACGCGTTCCTCGCCGGCGCTCGCGACGGCGAGTTCGACCTGCGTTCGGTGACCGCCTGA
- a CDS encoding helix-turn-helix domain-containing protein yields MATSGGPTVRRRRLGSELRRLREAAGVSVDQVCDLLRCSVSKVSRLENGRVPVRTRDVQDLLSLYGVHDDERREALLALARESRRHGWWHDYHDVVPAWFEIYIGLEEDAASISVYESQLVHGLLQTADYARHVIRAEAPESPDDEVERKVALRLDRQGRLTGENPPRLWVILDEAVLRRPVGGPVVMRGQLEWLRKQAELPNVTIQALPFAVGAHAGLGSTFSILGFPDSGDHDVVYIEEAAGSLYLERASEIRRYRVKLDYLMASALSPEESIQMISSIAEEMK; encoded by the coding sequence ATGGCGACCAGCGGCGGTCCGACGGTGCGCAGGCGCCGCCTCGGCTCCGAGCTGCGCCGGCTGCGGGAGGCCGCGGGCGTCTCCGTCGACCAGGTGTGTGACCTGCTGCGCTGCTCGGTCTCGAAGGTGAGCCGGCTGGAGAACGGCCGGGTCCCGGTGCGGACCCGGGACGTGCAGGACCTGCTGAGCCTGTACGGCGTGCACGACGACGAACGCCGGGAGGCCCTGCTGGCGCTGGCCCGCGAGTCCCGCCGGCACGGGTGGTGGCACGACTACCACGACGTCGTCCCGGCCTGGTTCGAGATCTACATCGGGCTGGAGGAGGACGCCGCCTCGATCAGCGTCTACGAGTCCCAGCTGGTGCACGGACTGCTGCAGACGGCCGACTACGCCCGGCACGTGATCCGCGCCGAGGCGCCGGAGAGCCCGGACGACGAGGTGGAGCGAAAGGTCGCGCTGCGGCTGGACCGCCAGGGCCGGCTGACCGGGGAGAACCCCCCGCGGCTGTGGGTGATCCTCGACGAGGCGGTGCTGCGCCGCCCGGTCGGCGGCCCCGTCGTCATGCGTGGTCAACTGGAATGGCTACGCAAACAGGCGGAGCTCCCCAACGTGACGATCCAGGCCCTCCCGTTCGCGGTCGGCGCACACGCCGGACTAGGTAGCACATTCTCCATTTTGGGCTTTCCGGACTCCGGCGACCACGACGTGGTCTATATCGAAGAGGCGGCCGGAAGCCTCTACCTGGAACGCGCTTCGGAAATCCGACGCTATAGAGTGAAGCTCGACTACCTGATGGCCTCTGCGCTGAGTCCGGAGGAGTCGATTCAGATGATTTCATCCATAGCGGAGGAAATGAAGTGA
- a CDS encoding GNAT family N-acetyltransferase — MTSLDLVTARLILRPVTAADVADVVATSWAAGRPDHWADDYPEDGDQGIAELLNQRPELLGPRGHRQIIEQGRGLVVGGIGLFWPPVDGRIEIGYGVVPSRRGLGYATEATLALVEFAFTLPGVRTIYADVDRLNRPSIRVLVKADFLHGETNGDMARFHRDAPAAETTG; from the coding sequence CCGCCGACGTGGCGGATGTGGTCGCCACCTCCTGGGCGGCCGGCCGGCCGGACCACTGGGCCGACGACTACCCGGAAGACGGCGACCAGGGCATCGCCGAGCTGCTCAACCAGCGGCCGGAACTGCTCGGCCCCCGTGGCCACCGCCAGATCATCGAACAAGGCCGCGGCCTTGTCGTCGGAGGCATCGGGCTGTTCTGGCCGCCGGTCGACGGGCGGATCGAGATCGGCTACGGCGTGGTGCCATCCCGGCGAGGCCTCGGCTACGCCACCGAAGCCACCCTCGCGCTGGTCGAGTTCGCGTTCACGCTCCCGGGCGTGCGCACGATCTACGCCGACGTCGACCGGCTGAACCGACCGTCGATCCGGGTCCTGGTCAAGGCCGACTTCCTGCACGGCGAGACCAACGGCGACATGGCCCGCTTCCACCGCGACGCCCCGGCCGCCGAAACCACCGGCTGA